TTCCCTCCTAGCCGCAATCTTATTTCTTCCAAAACTTCTGCGTAATGTACAAATAAGGCAACGAGAAACACTTGAATTTTTTGTCTATTATTTTTTAACTCGACAGTTGAAAAATAAAAAAATTGACTCATAATATAGTTTATTGGAGGTCTCAAGCAAGATAAATCGGTTAATAACTGCATTAATGCGTACTTAGCATCTTTGTTTTTATCTAATCTATAGTAAGTTCCTCCCCTTACACGAGCAACTCTGTTATATAACTGAGCTAAAGAATATCTAGCAGGGTGATCTACATAGCAGTCATCTGCGTAAATTATTGAATAGCCACGGGAAAAAACTCGTTTACCCCACTCTGTATCACCCCCTGACTTCAATTTAGAATTAAACAATCCTACGTCTTTAAAAACATGCTAGAATGTAAAAAGGTTTGCTGTGGCACCGAACTTGTACTTTTCAATATATTTGTTTTGTTTAAGATATGTAATACGGTCATATATTTCTACCGCTGTAGGATGGTTTGGATTCTTAAAGAATATTTCTATCCTCCCCGCAACCAGCCCACACTTCGGCACAGATAAAAGATGCTGTACACCTACCTCAAGCCAATTAAGGGCAGGAATGCAATCTGAATCAGTAAAAGCTATTATCTCTCCCCTAGCAATTGAAATTCCTTTATTGCGAGCAGCGTAAGAACCCGGTTGAGGTTCATTAGTGAAAGATGTTTGAGGAAATTGGCTCACTAAAAATTTAATATTTTCAACTGAGCCATTATCCACAACAATAATTTCATAAAGGCTTTTTGGATAGCTCTGTATCTCTAAGACCTGTAAGCAAATTTTTAAACCTCCAGAGTTATTGAAAACTGGAATAATCACGGAAACAAACAGGTCGTATTTCATCCTTAGTTGCACCCTTTTTGATGTGCAGTGCCACTGGCTTATAAATTTTATTACTTAAGTATGATTAAAATTTATAGATGTTCAAAAAGGGTAAATCAATCTTTTGTCAAGAAGAATATTAGCTTATTCTACATACTTTAATCGTTTAGGGTAAAATTAATTTGTTTTTTTAAAAGCTATTATTTAAAGCAAGTTCTTTATGTTTTAAAACACCTATTATATTGAATATATTAGATATGCAAAATACTATTTTTCATCCGAATTGTCTAGGTTATGGCATCTTTTGAGCTATCAGTATGTTCTTCTAAAGATAAAAAATTGTCGATACAGTTAAGTTCAGGAGTCTTACAGCGTAATTTGGTTAAAAAAGTCAAGCTAAGTTGAGCAGCACTAGAAAAAGTCAGGATTGACTGAATAGCTCTTGCAAGAATTAAGTTAGGCATAGCGAATCACTACGCGCTTTGCACGCCCTCACTTGCTTGACTTGTTTCATGCTGCATCTGGTGATAATTCCAGAGTTTACCGCGCTGTTGAAGCAACTCTTGATACCCTCCCTGCTCCACAATCCGCCCCTGCTCAAGCACCACCACCTTATCTGCTCGGACAATCGTAGAGAGCCGATGGGCAATTGCAATCACAGTGCGCCCTACATATAGCCTTTCTAGTGACTCTTGAATCAACCGTTCAGAAACAGAGTCCAGCGCACTAGTTGCCTCATCCAAGATCAGAATATCTGGATTGCGTAGCAGAGCACGCGCGATCGCTATCCGCTGACGTTGACCTCCAGATAAACGGACTCCTCGATCCCCCAGTTGTGTGTCGAAGCCCTCGGGCAACTCTTGGATAAATTCCAGCGCATTAGCAAGTCGAGCTACCTCCCAAATTGCAGTTTCCTCTGCTCCCTCCATCGCATATCCAATATTGTTCCGAACAGAAGTGTTGAAAATGAACGTATCCTGACTCACAATAGCCAGCTTTCGGCGCAGTGAGTTGATCTCAAACTCTCGCAGATCAATCCCATCAATGAGAACCGAGCCGTGGGTAGGATCGTAAAATCGTGCAATGAGGTCTGCCAATGTGGTTTTCCCAGCACCGGAAGCTCCAACTAGTGCCGTCATCTTTCCCCGTTCGATAGTTAGCGTAATGTTGTGCAACAC
This window of the Chroococcidiopsis sp. CCMEE 29 genome carries:
- a CDS encoding glycosyltransferase family A protein, which gives rise to MKYDLFVSVIIPVFNNSGGLKICLQVLEIQSYPKSLYEIIVVDNGSVENIKFLVSQFPQTSFTNEPQPGSYAARNKGISIARGEIIAFTDSDCIPALNWLEVGVQHLLSVPKCGLVAGRIEIFFKNPNHPTAVEIYDRITYLKQNKYIEKYKFGATANLFTF